From the genome of Egibacteraceae bacterium, one region includes:
- a CDS encoding lysophospholipid acyltransferase family protein, with protein sequence MPDTEPDPQRWRGSEPWFAPVALVLRALAWLLADVRVVRPDRLPRSGPVVVAANHVSRLDPPVVGVVVYRLRGRVRFLVVEELFRTPVLGWALRTTRMIPVRRGGGTERMVAEAVAALQADQAMIVYPEGTIPAPGEVLAGRPGAGLLALRAHRMGVPVVPMASWGLDHRGHGRMRLLRRRATVTFGPPVDLSAWAERDDREAQLQAGAAVLAAVRSLLPGPECGGRDR encoded by the coding sequence GTGCCCGACACCGAGCCTGACCCGCAGCGGTGGCGCGGATCCGAGCCGTGGTTTGCTCCCGTCGCGCTCGTCCTGCGGGCGCTGGCGTGGCTGCTCGCCGACGTCCGGGTGGTGCGCCCCGACCGGCTGCCGCGCTCGGGCCCGGTCGTGGTGGCCGCCAACCACGTCTCCAGGCTCGACCCGCCGGTCGTCGGCGTCGTGGTCTACCGGTTGCGCGGCCGGGTGCGCTTCCTCGTCGTGGAGGAGTTGTTCCGCACGCCGGTGCTGGGCTGGGCGCTGCGGACGACCCGGATGATCCCCGTCCGCCGGGGCGGGGGGACCGAGCGGATGGTGGCCGAGGCCGTCGCGGCCCTGCAGGCCGACCAGGCGATGATCGTGTACCCCGAGGGCACGATCCCGGCTCCCGGGGAGGTCCTGGCGGGCCGGCCCGGCGCCGGCCTCCTGGCGCTCAGGGCGCACCGGATGGGCGTGCCGGTCGTCCCGATGGCCTCCTGGGGTCTGGACCACCGGGGGCACGGGCGCATGCGCCTGCTGCGCCGCCGGGCGACGGTGACCTTCGGACCGCCGGTGGACCTGTCGGCTTGGGCCGAGCGGGACGACCGCGAGGCGCAGCTTCAGGCCGGCGCGGCGGTGCTCGCCGCGGTGCGCTCCCTGCTGCCAGGGCCGGAGTGCGGCGGCCGCGACCGATGA